A stretch of Aspergillus nidulans FGSC A4 chromosome VI DNA encodes these proteins:
- a CDS encoding sulfate permease sB (transcript_id=CADANIAT00010383), with protein MPGDIPTKVGHGLAKVLRLKLPEKPQPDAVTRGESTFSVGTFDTYSYVEPEPTAAEWFAEITPSWKEIGLYFYRLFPFLSWITRYNTTWLIGDLVAGITVGAVVVPQGMAYAQLAQLPVEYGLYSSFMGVLIYWFFATSKDITIGPVAVMSTLVGNIVTEAAETLPDVEPHVIASCLAVICGGIVTFMGLARLGFIVDFIPLPAITAFMTGSAINICSGQVSTMLGETDKVNTRGATYNTIIQTLRALPSSTLDAAMGVTACAMLYIIRFACNTAAKKQPHRAKMWFFISTLRTVFVILFYTMISAATNLHRRDNPAFKVLGTVPRGFKHAAVPTVNAEIIKTFASELPAAVIVLLIEHIAISKSFGRVNNYTIDPSQELVAIGVTNLLGPFLGGYPATGSFSRTAIKSKAGVRTPLAGVITAVVVLLAIYALPALFWYIPKASLAGVIIHAVGDLITPPNVVYQFYRVSPLDCVIFFVGVIVTVFTSIEIGVYCTVCISVAVLLFRVAKARGEFLGRVTIHSVVGDHVLEESKPGLGDADRTRSIFLPLNHADGSNPEIEIEQPYPGIFIYRFSEGFNYPNANHYTDYLVETIFQKTRRTNPFTYSNPGDRPWNNPGPRKGKQEEDRSHLPTLRAVILDFSSVNNVDVTSVQNLIDVRNQLDIYASPHTVQWHFAHVKNRWTKRALAAAGFGYPTPQSEDGFHRWKPIFSVTEIEGQSSAAAHAEIVANENTRQASSHGHDLESGIKNPSHTAERETHGIEESSNSSIGEDDKLQRDLKDSKAYQNRRKMAVVQGVNLPFFHIDITSALESALANSQEEPADVSSD; from the exons ATGCCTGGAGATATACCCACAAAGGTCGGCCATGGGCTGGCCAAGGTCCTACGCCTGAAGCTGCCGGAGAAGCCGCAGCCCGATGCCGTCACCCGCGGCGAGTCGACGTTCTCTGTCGGCACCTTTGACACCTATTCCTAcgtcgagcccgagcccACCGCGGCCGAATGGTTCGCCGAAATCACTCCATCGTGGAAGGAAATCGGCCTCTACTTTTACAGGCTGTTCCCGTTCCTGTCCTGGATCACCCGGTACAACACGACGTGGCTCATAGGAGACTTGGTCGCCGGTATCACGGTTGGCGCCGTCGTTGTTCCCCAGGGTATGGCATACGCTCAGCTCGCTCAGCTGCCCGTAGAGTACGGTCTATACTCGTCCTTCATGGGAGTGCTGATCTACTGGTTCTTTGCAACCTCCAAGGATATCACCATTGGC CCTGTTGCTGTCATGTCTACTTTGGTCGGAAACATCGTTACGGAAGCCGCAGAGACTCTTCCTGATGTCGAGCCGCACGTTATTGCATCTTGCTTAGCTGTCATCTGCGGTGGAATTGTCACCTTTATGGGTCTGGCCCGTCTTGGATTTATCGTCGACTTCATCCCTCTCCCAGCTATCACAGCTTTCATGACCGGCTCAGCAATCAACATCTGTTCCGGCCAGGTTTCTACCATGCTTGGCGAGACTGACAAAGTCAACACCCGAGGCGCCACCTACAACACTATTATCCAAACGCTTAGGGCCCTTCCATCTTCCACCCTCGATGCTGCCATGGGCGTCACCGCTTGCGCCATGCTGTATATCATCCGTTTTGCTTGCAACACGGCCGCCAAAAAACAGCCCCATCGCGCTAAGATGTGGTTCTTCATCTCTACTCTGCGCACTGTGTTTGTCATCTTATTCTACACCATGATCAGCGCTGCCACCAACCTTCACCGGAGAGACAACCCGGCATTCAAAGTCCTTGGAACCGTGCCTCGAGGTTTCAAGCATGCTGCCGTCCCCACTGTCAATGCTGAAATTATCAAGACATTTGCCAGTGAATTGCCCGCCGCCGTGATCGTTCTCCTGATTGAACACATTGCCATCTCGAAGTCCTTTGGACGTGTTAACAATTACACGATCGACCCGTCTCAGGAACTGGTGGCCATTGGCGTGACCAACCTGCTCGGCCCATTCCTCGGCGGCTACCCAGCTACTGGATCTTTTTCGCGAACTGCAATTAAATCCAAGGCAGGTGTTCGGACCCCGCTGGCCGGTGTCATCACTGCCGTTGttgtcctcctcgccatctaCGCTCTGCCGGCTCTTTTCTGGTACATCCCCAAGGCTTCCCTGGCTGGTGTCATCATCCACGCAGTCGGTGACTTGATCACCCCTCCCAATGTTGTCTACCAGTTCTACCGCGTTTCACCATTGGACTGTGTGATCTTCTTTGTTGGTGTCATTGTCACTGTTTTCACCTCGATTGAGATTGGTGTCTACTGTACCGTGTGCATATCCGTGGCAGTGCTCTTGTTCCGCGTGGCCAAGGCCCGCGGTGAGTTCCTCGGCCGTGTCACTATCCATTCCGTCGTTGGCGACCACGTTTTGGAAGAGTCCAAGCCTGGCCTCGGCGATGCCGACCGCACGCGttccatcttcctccccCTCAACCACGCCGATGGGTCTAACCCagagattgagattgagCAGCCGTACCCTGGTATCTTTATTTACCGCTTTTCTGAAGGCTTCAACTACCCGAATGCCAACCACTACACCGATTATCTTGTCGAGACTATTTTCCAGAAAACCCGCCGAACCAATCCCTTCACGTACAGCAACCCCGGTGACCGCCCGTGGAACAACCCAGGGCCCCGCAAGGGcaaacaggaagaagatCGGTCTCATCTTCCGACTCTCCGAGCGGTCATCCTCGATTTCTCTTCTGTTAACAACGTTGATGTCACTTCTGTCCAGAATCTGATTGACGTTCGCAACCAGCTCGACATTTATGCATCTCCCCACACTGTCCAATGGCACTTTGCGCACGTTAAGAACCGCTGGACCAAGCGTGCccttgctgctgccggcTTCGGCTACCCAACTCCCCAATCCGAAGATGGTTTCCACCGCTGGAAGCCAATCTTCAGCGTTACCGAGATTGAGGGCCAGTCATCGGCTGCTGCTCACGCGGAGATCGTCGCCAATGAGAACACCCGCCAGGCTAGCTCTCATGGCCACGACCTCGAAAGCGGAATCAAGAACCCTTCACACACTGCAGAGCGCGAAACGCACGGCATTGAGGAGTCGTCCAACTCTAGTATTGGTGAGGACGACAAGCTGCAGCGCGATCTGAAGGACAGCAAGGCGTACCAGAATCGGCGTAAAATGGCTGTGGTGCAGGGCGTCAACCTACCATTCTTTCATATCGACATCACCAGTGCGTTGGAGAGCGCGTTGGCCAACTCGCAGGAGGAGCCTGCTGATGTCTCAAGCGATTGA
- a CDS encoding uncharacterized protein (transcript_id=CADANIAT00010384), protein MVDERRPHGDVGTVDELCTACLAGCTIPYGALCHGDTYSKRIYRRGSRCCTSHTLRPEWRDQ, encoded by the exons ATGGTCGATGAACGCCGACCCCACGGTGACGTTGGTACCGTGGACGAGCTTTGCACGGCGTGCCTGGCTGGCTGTACAATCCCATACGGAGCCCTTTGCCATGGAGATACCTACTCAAAGCGGATATATCGAAGAGGCTCGCGTT gctgcaCAAGTCATACCCTGCGTCCTGAGTGGCGGGATCAGTGA